A stretch of Henckelia pumila isolate YLH828 chromosome 4, ASM3356847v2, whole genome shotgun sequence DNA encodes these proteins:
- the LOC140864763 gene encoding iron-sulfur assembly protein IscA, chloroplastic has translation MAFSGSFCSPQSVSGLSKSSVSMQRSLFSSISNVSFQYSPVFLNGKKPLLSIRAASVEAPPVSGGTAPAIALTDNALKHLNKMRSDRNEDLRLRIGVKQGGCSGMSYTMEFESKENTRTDDSVMEYDGFSIVCDPKSLLFIFGMQLDYSDALIGGGFNFKNPNATQTCGCGKSFAAEM, from the exons ATGGCTTTCTCTGGATCTTTCTGCTCCCCGCAATCTGTTTCTGGGCTGTCAAAATCTTCTGTTTCGATGCAaagatctttgttttcatcgatTTCTAACGTGTCTTTTCAATATTCGCCAGTGTTTCTCAATGGCAAGAAACCCCTTTTATCCATTCGGGCAGCCTCTGTGGAAG CACCACCTGTTAGCGGTGGTACGGCACCTGCTATTGCTTTGACCGACAATGCtctaaagcatttaaataagATGAGATCAGACAGGAATGAAGATCTGCGTCTAAGAATTGGTGTCAAACAAGGCGGATGTTCTGGAATGTCATATACTATGGAATTTGAAAGCAAAGAGAACACTAGAACTGATGATTCTGTAATGGAGTATGATGGTTTCAGTATAG TTTGTGATCCAAAGagtcttctttttattttcggTATGCAACTGGACTACAGCGATGCACTAATTGGAGGAggatttaattttaagaatccAAATGCCACTCAGACCTGTGGGTGTGGTAAATCTTTTGCTGCAGAAATGTGA